In Vespa crabro chromosome 13, iyVesCrab1.2, whole genome shotgun sequence, one DNA window encodes the following:
- the LOC124428581 gene encoding integrator complex subunit 2, with amino-acid sequence MSLEFGKNQTYSMHVNTRVSPHVFTAIQNVNIKELSKCSHKEIRPILPCLVRMSLITPLDITKECVEARKEVLSILSGIESVNSIIALLSIDFHALETDVRKEQQLRQKLGGIQADSVLAQSLQSGLALEFERSESTRRIRLVLSEILFIASQIQEFRKNQDFQIKQSDLFDNAVYMEEISYVICIALAELPTLLSILDITETLLHVKHGPHIICWIVANNPDSFSEVCGHLIANGERQEESALGRIRTSTLTMLCEMNPSQAFAIRAKCVEYCRMPALAITLSLEHEHANTLQPESDIVAFISGLLLGSDQQVRTWIAMFIRNGQKRKWESHTALQSLREELLRRLQAIALQSTDSQLDESQVVQASALLRLYCALRGIGGIKFQDDEVSMIVQLLTSHPPPSPAGVRFVSLGLCMLIACPSLIGHHSLEKRSIEWVQWLVREEAYFESASGVTASFGEMLLLMAIHFHSNQLSAICELVCATLGMKIPIRPNNLTRMKQIFTQEIFTEQVVTSHAVKVPVTANLNATIPGFLPVHCIHQLLKSRAFAKHRVPIKNWIYRQMCDSVPPLHPVLPALVEVYVNSILVTNNKTSEHTNKPITEDEIRRVFQNSVFGANFDFKKNLMNIVEGEMHNMDIDTLKPSLTSQLLLLYYLLLYEDVRLSNMHIFISQGRKVKSYSTEFLSELPIKYLLQQVQRDQVNYAGLFSPLLRLLATHFPHLSLVDDWLDDEMINIDSPIVNYESTKITDIAIVEAFSHINKCPSRTGRLLRQLMAMKPTDIWPHTEIIIHYFKAILNDRVPRYIQELYKQVWLRLNTVLPRCLWVLSINTLLVENMVVKNIFLTQENIVLDPLQVLRCDTRVFRCAPVLSVILRILQAVLAASRSQLSRHTQDRPLTEKVGQLSSETEREDLKTALIAGQESAAVQILLEACLETKEDRQIPGQMWSLREIRSVICSYLHQIFIADPSLAKLVHFQGYPRELLPITVSGIPSMHICLDWIPELLSQPEPEKQVFAVDLASHLAIQYALPKALSVSRLAINTLITLLGVLPAKDRVSLFMPVLPSLTRICLAFPPLAEDTTVLLLQLGRVNSAQAALGDKSADALCQKVNATFCTLLSKAILQSQIY; translated from the exons ATGTCGCTGGAATTTGGAAAAAATCAAACATATTCTATGCATGTTAATACACGTGTTTCTCCTCACGTGTTTACAGCGatacaaaatgtaaatatCAAAGAATTATCAAAATGTTCGCACAAGGAAATTCGTCCGATTTTACCATGTTTGGTTAGGATGAGTCTTATTACCCCTTTGGATATAACAAAAGAATGTGTAGAAGCAAGAAAAGAAGTTTTATCAATTTTGTCTGGAATTGAATCAGTTAATTCTATAATTGCATTACTTTCTATCGATTTTCATGCCTTGGAAACTGATGTACGCAAAGAACAACAATTAAG acaAAAATTGGGAGGTATACAAGCAGACAGTGTATTAGCACAATCATTGCAAAGTGGTCTTGCATTGGAATTTGAGAGAAGTGAATCTACACGTAGAATACGTTTGGTTTTAagtgaaattttattcatagCATCGCAAATTCAAGAATTTAGAAAGAATCAAGACTTTCAAATTAAGCAATCTGATTTATTCGACAATGCTGTATACATGGAAGAAATTAGTTATGTTATATGTATTGCACTTGCTGAATTGCCAACTCTTTTGTCGATATTGGATATAACGGAGACGCTTTTACATGTGAAACACGGTCCACATATTATTTGTTGGATTGTTGCTAATAATCCTGACAGTTTTTCAGAAGTTTGTGGACATTTGATAGCTAATGGAGAACGTCAAGAGGAATCTGCATTAGGGAGAATTAGAACATCAACACTTACAATGTTATGTGAAATGAATCCAAGTCAAGCATTTGCTATAAGAGCAAAATGTGTGGAATATTGTAGAATGCCTGCATTGGCAATTACTTTAAGTCTAGAACATGAACATGCGAATACATTACAACCAGAAAGCgatattgttgcttttatatCCGGTTTATTACTTGGCAGTGATCAACAAGTTAGAACATGGATAGCAATGTTCATAAGAAATGGACAAAAACGAAAGTGGGAGTCCCATACCGCATTACAATCGTTGAGAGAAGAACTACTCAGAAGATTACAAGCTATTGCTTTACAAAGTACAGATAGCCAATTAGATGAATCACAAGTTGTTCAAGCAAGTGCACTATTAAGACTTTATTGTGCTTTAAGAGGTATCGGAGGTATTAAATTCCAAGATGATGAAGTTTCTATGATAGTTCAACTGCTAACATCACATCCTCCACCATCACCAGCTGGAGTAAGATTCGTATCTCTAGGACTTTGTATGCTTATAGCTTGTCCTTCCTTAATAGGGCATCATAGCCTTGAAAAGCGTAGTATTGAATGGGTACAGTGGCTAGTACGTGAAGAAGCTTATTTTGAAAGTGCTAGTGGTGTGACAGCAAGCTTTGGAGAAATGCTTCTTTTAATGGCCATTCATTTCCACAGTAATCAATTGTCAGCTATTTGTGAATTGGTGTGTGCAACATTGGGTATGAAAATACCAATTAGACCGAATAATCTTACAAGgatgaaacaaatttttacacAAGAGATCTTTACAGAACAAGTAGTAACTTCTCATGCTGTTAAAGTGCCAGTAACTGCAAATTTAAATGCAACAATTCCTGGATTTTTACCAGTACATTGTATACATCAATTATTGAAGTCAAGAGCATTTGCAAAGCATAGAGTACCCATCAAGAATTGGATCTATCGACAGATGTGTGATAGTGTGCCACCTTTACATCCAGTTTTGCCAGCTTTAGTTGAAGTGTACGTTAATTCTATTTtagtaacaaataataaaacatcaGAACACACAAACAAACCAATTACTGAAGACGAAATAAGAAGAGTATTTCAAAATAGTGTTTTTGGTGcaaattttgattttaaaaaaaatctaatgaaCATTGTGGAAGGAGAAATGCATAATATGGACATTGATACATTAAAACCTTCACTGACATctcaattgttattgttatattacttattactTTATGAAGATGTTAGATTATccaatatgcatatatttatatcacaaGGTAGAAAAGTGAAATCATACTCAACTGAATTTTTATCTGAACTACCGATAAAGTATCTCCTTCAACAGGTACAGAGAGATCAAGTGAATTATGCTGGTTTATTCTCACCTCTTCTTAGACTATTGGCAACTCACTTTCCACACCTGTCTTTAGTAGATGATTGGCTTGATGATGAGATGATCAATATAGATTCTCCTATCGTAAATTATGAAAGTACAAAGATTACTGATATTGCAATTGTTGAAGCATTTAGTCACATTAATAAATGTCCATCAAGGACAGGAAGATTATTGCGACAATTGATGGCAATGAAGCCAACAGATATTTGGCCACacacagaaataataatacattattttaaagCTATACTCAATGATAGGGTTCCAAGATATATACAAG AACTTTATAAACAAGTATGGCTAAGATTAAATACTGTTTTGCCAAGATGTTTATGGGTTCTATCTATAAATACGTTATTAGTTGAAAATATGGTAGTcaagaatatatttcttacgcaagaaaatattgtattagaTCCATTACAAGTATTAAGATGTGATACAAGAGTTTTTAGATGTGCTCCAGTTTTGTCAGTAATTCTAAG GATTTTACAAGCAGTATTAGCTGCATCACGATCTCAACTATCCAGACATACACAAGATAGACCTTTAACGGAAAAAGTTGGTCAATTATCAagtgaaacagaaagagaagatttgAAAACAGCTTTGATAGCTGGTCAAGAAAGTGCTGctgtacaaattttattagaagCGTGTTTggaaacaaaagaagatagaCAAATTCCTGGACAGATGTGGTCTTTAAGAGAAATTCGAAGTGTTATCTGTTCATACCtacatcaaatatttatagcAGATCCTTCTTTGGCTAAATTAGTCCATTTTCAG GGATATCCAAGGGAGTTATTACCAATTACTGTTTCTGGAATCCCATCTATGCATATTTGTCTTGATTGGATCCCTGAATTGTTATCTCAACCTGAACCAGAAAAACAAGTATTCGCTGTTGATTTAGCTTCACATTTAGCAATTCAATATGCACTTCCAAAAGCTTTAAGTGTTTCCAGATTAGCAATAAATACTCTAATAACTTTGTTAGGAGTATTGCCTGCTAAAGATCGAGTATCTCTATTTATGCCTGTATTACCTTCATTGACAAGAATATGTCTTGCTTTTCCACCACTCGCTGAGGATACTACAGTATTGCTCTTACAATTAGGTAGGGTTAATTCTGCTCAAGCAGCTTTAGGTGATAAATCTGCAGATGCATTATGTCAGAAAGTTAATGCAACATTTTGtacattattatcaaaagCCATATTGCAATCTCAGATTTATTGA
- the LOC124428582 gene encoding WD repeat-containing protein 75: protein MHMKSIKLSKSINNNGLDVDNLIVTRKGGGSIIDHRPLFSEDGETLYVIWKHTLRAYSTQTGDFVQEFESINRRISGIVPYPDGFNTVIGCTDNGQLNFWSCQSGIITKTLNLHFSSKEHTKVKTFHIVKYKNAIDREISQVLITYTTKGNSKIYLLLFDLQDGKCCKTTFIFIKNPEYYVDIIGNHGNNLIAVLHDTDLHILNPSRNLVDKLHKTGKTGRIPTCIAGHPEDECVATGDSTGRVVLWKNLFLTRPHTAIYHWHTLPVTEIAFSKTGIHMYTGGGECVLVKWTIGNPLEKSFLPRLPAPIKHLTIAPDNIYVAVSTLDNGIIVVNPQRKLTSVIQNFTWGIALSCKDLFPAGLVVDPRTNSLVLNSRTGHVQFYSTHTKSLLYNIHITAENFITQERSVNILNTEVTKVALNHDGTWMATVEERDDKISTPEVRLKFWIFDMKKQVFTLNTSVELPHELGINALQFQPNSLFGDEDSLVVTTGKDQKFKLWNLIEPTSIYKKTKHWHCYGTGNYHDLSATDAAFSMDGSLLGIGFGSSLTIWEPDTCTLKSSLRHSQYPYTIMRIEFGKQEACNLIVVVSDKHIAVWNILSLSIMWSVSLNVTKLTADPKSIYMAVFTVDNTLYVFSPHNSSPVYVKKSIVETDSSILGAVFVPRLQDSKDSSYKLWQKKSQLYFIDSNQELLALESESEIGDALEIFSRNQNISLTPFSNFVASQTVSNKEENISFFHESFRISGKEKTDELFNVAAHTLPPMKMLCATFIMSLLSQKDQSSNDKFSRSDDLDNLDNLDDLENEEVEENEDNIKHVKTMKREPSPIPMNIDIDESNVRLIHHNWSFLSTILPDEEIIEK from the exons ATGCATatgaaatcaattaaattatctaaatcaataaataataacggatTAGATGTAGATAATTTAATTGTAACGAGAAAAGGTGGTGGAAGTATAATCGATCATCGTCCATTATTTTCTGAAGATGGGGA AACACTATATGTCATATGGAAGCATACCCTACGAGCTTACAGTACGCAAACTGGAGATTTTGTACAGGAGTTTGAAAGTATAAATCGCAGAATAAGTGGTATTGTTCCATATCCTGATGGTTTTAATACAGTTATAGGTTGTACAGATAATGGACAACTTAATTTTTGGAGTTGCCAAAGTGGCATTATTACAAAAACATTA aacttacatttttcttcaaaagaaCATACCAAAGTTAAAACTTttcatattgtaaaatataaaaatgcaatTGATAGAGAAATTTCACAAGTTCTAATAACTTATACCACGAAAGGTAATAGCAAGATATATTTGCTATTATTTGACTTGCAGGATGGAAAGTGCTGTAAAActacttttatttt TATAAAAAATCCTGAATATTACGTTGATATAATAGGAAATCatggaaataatttaatagcgGTTCTTCATGATACTGATTTGCACATATTAAATCCTTCACGTAATTTAGTTGACAAATT gcATAAAACAGGAAAAACAGGTAGGATACCAACATGTATTGCTGGACATCCTGAAGATGAATGTGTAGCTACAGGAGATTCAACTGGACGTGTAGTATTATGGAAAAATTTATTCCTAACTAGGCCACATACAGCAATATATCATTGGCATACATTGCCTGTAACAGAGATAGCTTTTAGTAAAACag GTATTCATATGTACACTGGTGGTGGAGAGTGTGTGTTAGTAAAATGGACTATTGGAAATCCATTagagaaatcatttttacCTCGTTTACCAGCACCAATTAAACATTTAACTATTGCACCAGATAATATCTATGTTGCTGTATCCACTTTAGATAatg gtattattgttgtaaatcCACAAAGAAAATTGACATCTGTGATACAAAATTTTACATGGGGAATTGCATTATCTTGTAAAGATTTATTTCCAGCTGGACTTGTAGTAGATCCACGTACAAATAGCCTTGTTTTAAATAGTCGTACAGGACATGTTCAGTTTTATAGTACACATACAAAAAgtctattatataat atTCATATAACAGctgaaaattttataacgcAAGAACGtagtgtaaatattttaaacacaGAAGTAACAAAAGTAGCTTTGAATCACGATGGTACATGGATGGCTACGGTAGAAGAACGTGATGATAAAATTTCAACTCCAGAAgtaagattaaaattttggATATTTGACATGAAGAAGCAAGT TTTTACATTAAATACATCAGTTGAACTTCCACATGAATTAGGAATTAATGCTTTACAATTTCAACCAAACTCATTATTTGGTGATGAAGATTCCTTAGTAGTAACTACTGGAAAAGATCAAAAGTTTAAGTTATGGAATCTCATAGAGCCAACATCAATCTATA aaaaaacaaagcatTGGCATTGTTATGGTACAGGAAATTACCATGATCTATCAGCTACAGATGCTGCATTTTCTATGGATGGTTCTTTATTAGGAATTGGTTTTGGCTCATCTTTGACTATTTGGGAACCCGATACATGTACTTTGAAAAGTAGCCTTAGGCATAGTCAATATCCATATACCATAAT GCGCATTGAATTTGGAAAACAGGAAGCTTGCAaccttattgtcgttgtttCGGATAAACATATTGCTGTCTGGAATATCTTATCTCTAAGTATTATGTGGAGTGTTTCTTTAAACGTGACGAAACTTACAGCCGATCCAAAATCTATTTATATGGCTGTTTTCACAGTAGATAATACAT tgTACGTATTTAGTCCGCATAATTCATCACCAgtgtatgtaaaaaaatcaatcgttGAAACTGATAGTTCAATATTAGGAGCTGTTTTTGTACCACGTTTGCAAGATAGTAAAGATTCTTCTTACAAGTTATGGCAAAAGAAAtcacaattatattttatagattcaAATCAA gaACTGTTGGCTTTGGAATCGGAATCCGAAATAGGAGATGCTTTAGAAATTTTCTCtagaaatcaaaatatatctttaacgCCGTTCAGTAATTTTGTAGCATCTCAGACTGTAtcaaataaggaagaaaatatttcattctttcatgaATCATTCCGTATttcaggaaaagaaaaaacagatgag ctTTTTAACGTCGCTGCTCATACGTTACCACCGATGAAAATGCTTTGTGCGACTTTTATAATGTCTTTACTATCACAAAAAGATCAATCTtcgaatgataaattttcaag atcGGACGATCTTGATAATCTCGATAATCTTGATGAtctagaaaatgaagaagtagAGGAAAACGAAGACAATATTAAACATGTAAAAACAATGAAACGTGAACCATCACCAATTCCAATGAATATCGATATCGATGAATCAAACGTACGATTAATTCATCATAATTGGTCATTTTTATCAACGATACTTCCAGAcgaagaaattattgaaaaataa